A genomic window from Triticum aestivum cultivar Chinese Spring unplaced genomic scaffold, IWGSC CS RefSeq v2.1 scaffold19435-4, whole genome shotgun sequence includes:
- the LOC123172994 gene encoding uncharacterized protein, which translates to MTTASPRRRHLRPRSSAAGPLDDDDLLCEILLRLPPQPCSLPRASLVCKRWRNLASDPGFSRRFRIHHRRSPPLLGFFDNDLGCSFLPTLEAPNRVSPGRFSLQSGDRFPFRCLGCRHGLVLVFDRTDLSFLVWEPLTGEQHRLACRPGFDLAEFDPERGRINGAVRRAGRGVQHFQVVLVVAGDDDTKQRRAFACVYSSETGAWGNVMSTLIKFKFMVVFPSRFHTVPAVLAGDSLYWILAGISSSSVGFDFHAEWQILEFDLERQKLAVIQTPAMAKVPRKDRFTVVRGDGGGLGLLILKDFTAQLWKRKMDSDGVASWELEKTIDLNKLLSLNLDKMSCVRMLRFAEDNNLLVLHTYFGLFTVQLQSLQFKKLSGKKKLSQCHPFESVYTVETGIGGGHGEANLLQNA; encoded by the coding sequence ATGAcgaccgccagcccccgccgccgccacctccgccccCGCTCGTCGGCGGCCGGGCCGCTGGATGACGACGACCTCCTCTGTGAGATCCTCCTACGCCTCCCCCCGCAGCCGTGCTCCCTCCCCCGCGCCTCCCTCGTCTGCAAGCGCTGGCGCAACCTCGCCTCCGACCCAGGCTTCTCCCGTCGCTTCCGCATCCACCACCGCCGCAGCCCTCCCCTCCTCGGTTTCTTTGACAATGATCTCGGCTGCTCCTTCCTACCTACTCTGGAGGCGCCCAATCGTGTCTCGCCCGGACGCTTCTCCTTGCAGTCCGGCGACCGATTCCCCTTCCGGTGCCTTGGATGCCGCCATGGCCTCGTACTCGTCTTCGACCGGACGGACCTCAGTTTCCTCGTGTGGGAACCGTTGACCGGCGAACAGCACCGGCTAGCCTGCCGCCCGGGGTTTGATCTGGCGGAGTTCGATCCGGAGAGGGGCCGGATCAACGGGGCGGTGCGTCGTGCTGGCCGAGGCGTCCAACACTTCCAGGTGGTCTTGGTAGTGGCAGGCGACGACGACACAAAGCAAAGGCGAGCGTTTGCTTGCGTTTACTCGTCGGAGACCGGCGCATGGGGTAATGTCATGTCAACATTGATTAAGTTCAAGTTTATGGTCGTTTTTCCCAGCAGATTTCATACAGTGCCTGCTGTGCTGGCTGGGGATTCCCTTTACTGGATACTTGCTGGGATTTCATCAAGCAGCGTTGGTTTTGATTTTCATGCGGAGTGGCAAATCCTTGAGTTTGATTTGGAGCGGCAGAAGCTAGCTGTGATACAGACGCCAGCGATGGCGAAAGTTCCTCGCAAAGACCGCTTCACAGTCGTGCGGGGAGATGGTGGTGGGCTGGGTTTGCTCATCTTGAAAGACTTCACTGCCCAATTATGGAAGAGGAAGATGGATTCTGATGGTGTTGCTTCATGGGAATTGGAAAAAACTATTGATCTGAATAAGCTTCTTTCCCTGAATTTAGACAAGATGAGCTGCGTAAGGATGCTACGATTTGCCGAGGACAATAATTTGCTGGTCCTGCACACCTATTTCGGTCTCTTCACGGTCCAGCTTCAGTCATTGCAGTTCAAGAAACTTTCCGGAAAGAAGAAGCTTTCTCAATGTCATCCATTCGAAAGTGTCTACACTGTAG